A region from the Candidatus Sulfotelmatobacter sp. genome encodes:
- a CDS encoding MoxR family ATPase, which produces MMDKQEAARRIESAGNVLAKVRGEVGRAVVGQRDMVDRLLIGLLTGGHVLLEGVPGLAKTLAIKSLADSLSLTFHRVQFTPDLLPADLTGTLIYNPRDGSFTAKKGPLFAHLVLADEINRAPAKVQSALLEAMQEKQVTIGDQSHLLEEPFLVMATQNPIEQEGTYPLPEAQSDRFMLKVKVGYPERNDEKEILKRAGLASLPSLQPQASRADLLEAREALGGVYVDDKIQEYVLDLVSATRRPRDFGLSLDGLIEFGASPRATLFLVRGAQGHALLESRAYVLPEDVKAIAPDVLRHRIHVSYEAEAEGVDGEEVARRILEQVRVP; this is translated from the coding sequence ATGATGGACAAGCAGGAAGCCGCGCGGCGCATCGAAAGCGCCGGCAACGTGCTCGCGAAGGTGCGCGGCGAAGTCGGCCGCGCGGTGGTGGGACAGCGCGACATGGTGGACCGGCTGCTGATCGGTCTCCTCACCGGCGGTCACGTGCTGCTCGAGGGCGTGCCCGGCCTGGCGAAGACCCTGGCGATCAAGAGCCTCGCCGACTCGCTCTCGCTCACCTTCCATCGCGTCCAGTTCACGCCCGATCTGCTGCCCGCGGATCTCACCGGCACCCTGATCTACAACCCGCGCGACGGCTCGTTCACCGCCAAGAAGGGGCCGTTGTTCGCCCACCTGGTGCTGGCCGACGAGATCAATCGCGCCCCGGCCAAGGTGCAGTCGGCACTGCTCGAGGCCATGCAGGAGAAGCAGGTGACGATCGGCGACCAGAGCCACCTGCTCGAGGAGCCGTTCCTGGTGATGGCCACCCAGAATCCGATCGAGCAGGAAGGGACTTATCCGCTGCCCGAGGCGCAGAGCGATCGTTTCATGCTCAAGGTCAAGGTCGGCTACCCCGAGCGCAACGACGAGAAGGAGATTCTCAAGCGCGCCGGGCTCGCCTCGCTGCCGTCGCTGCAGCCGCAGGCCAGCCGCGCCGACCTGCTCGAGGCGCGCGAGGCGCTCGGCGGCGTCTACGTCGACGACAAGATCCAGGAATACGTGCTCGACCTGGTCTCGGCGACGCGCCGCCCCCGTGACTTCGGCCTGTCGCTCGACGGCCTGATCGAATTCGGCGCTTCCCCCCGCGCCACGCTGTTCCTGGTGCGCGGCGCGCAGGGTCACGCCCTGCTCGAGAGCCGCGCCTACGTGCTGCCCGAGGACGTGAAGGCGATCGCGCCGGACGTGCTGCGCCACCGCATCCACGTCTCGTACGAAGCCGAGGCCGAAGGGGTCGACGGCGAGGAGGTCGCCCGCCGTATTCTGGAGCAGGTGCGGGTGCCGTGA
- a CDS encoding L-threonylcarbamoyladenylate synthase, whose translation MEVLKVDPEHPDDSALRAAAEAVLRGGVIAFPTDTLYGLGCSLFDVAAVEMVARLKRRDPSLAVISLIPDPLQAYGLASDVNEVAARLIERCWPGPLSLIFHAGPIVPVRVRGAGSTVALRCPRDTLCQKLLDRIGGPVVSSSANLSGQPPAETAEEVLRIFGNQLDLVLDGGPRRGNVPSTLVDVSGTRPRLLRKGALDVTALLGDFEDGTREG comes from the coding sequence GTGGAAGTGCTGAAGGTGGATCCCGAGCATCCCGACGACTCGGCGCTGCGGGCGGCGGCGGAAGCGGTGCTGCGCGGCGGCGTGATTGCGTTTCCAACCGACACCCTCTACGGGCTCGGTTGCTCGCTGTTCGACGTCGCCGCGGTGGAGATGGTGGCGCGTCTCAAGCGACGCGACCCGTCGCTGGCGGTGATCTCGCTGATCCCCGATCCGCTCCAGGCCTACGGACTCGCCTCCGACGTGAACGAGGTCGCGGCGCGTCTGATCGAGCGCTGCTGGCCGGGGCCGCTGTCGCTGATCTTCCACGCCGGGCCGATCGTCCCGGTGCGGGTGCGCGGCGCCGGCAGCACCGTGGCGCTTCGCTGCCCGCGCGACACGCTGTGCCAGAAGCTGCTGGATCGCATCGGCGGTCCGGTGGTGTCGAGCAGCGCCAACCTGTCGGGACAGCCGCCCGCCGAGACCGCCGAAGAGGTGCTGCGCATCTTCGGCAACCAGCTCGACCTGGTGCTCGACGGCGGGCCGCGACGCGGCAATGTTCCCTCGACGCTGGTGGACGTGAGCGGGACGCGCCCGCGCCTGCTGCGCAAGGGGGCGCTCGACGTGACCGCGCTGCTCGGCGACTTCGAGGATGGCACGCGCGAAGGCTGA
- the gatA gene encoding Asp-tRNA(Asn)/Glu-tRNA(Gln) amidotransferase subunit GatA, with product MTASELWRHSARALTGRVRSGSTGVNDAVESGWEGPAASWEAEVHAIVHADRAAREKACAGSRSGALAGVPVVVKDNLCTTEYPTTCASRILGRWTSPYDATVVARLREAGAIVTGKGNMDEFAMGSSTEFSAFGPTRNPYDLTRVPGGSSGGPAAAVAYGLAPLGLGSDTGGSVRQPAAFCGVFGLKPTYGRLSRYGLVAFGSSLDQVGVFARHAGDAALAYEILAGPDPFDATTRPGPAPDVSGWDRGVRGLRFGWPANLWKEGVEREVIAGLEDAASWLERAGAVRVPFDFLPGEYAVATYYLVATAEASSNLARFDGVRYGFRHADTPEVAELYRRTRSEGFGPEVQRRILLGTYALSAGYYDAYYLKAQRARTRIRQEYEDAFRRCDFMLLPVSPTLPFRLGEKTDDPLAMYLSDIFTIGANLAGIPGLTCPVGLAASGLPRAVQLLGPYDSEPVLLRAGRAIEVGGEEARLDREHEQEFAWPAKR from the coding sequence ATGACCGCCTCCGAGCTCTGGCGGCATTCGGCGCGTGCGCTGACCGGGCGTGTGCGCTCCGGTTCGACCGGCGTCAACGATGCGGTGGAGTCAGGATGGGAGGGGCCGGCTGCGAGCTGGGAAGCCGAGGTCCACGCCATCGTCCACGCCGATCGCGCGGCGCGCGAGAAGGCGTGCGCGGGCTCGCGCTCGGGCGCGCTTGCCGGTGTGCCGGTGGTCGTCAAGGACAACCTCTGTACCACCGAATATCCGACCACCTGCGCCTCGCGGATTCTCGGCCGCTGGACCTCGCCCTATGACGCGACCGTGGTCGCGCGGCTCCGGGAGGCGGGAGCGATCGTCACCGGCAAGGGCAACATGGACGAGTTCGCGATGGGCTCGTCCACCGAGTTCAGCGCTTTCGGTCCAACCCGCAATCCCTACGACCTGACGCGAGTGCCGGGGGGCTCGAGCGGCGGGCCGGCGGCCGCGGTCGCCTACGGGCTCGCGCCGCTCGGGCTCGGCTCGGACACCGGCGGCTCGGTGCGGCAGCCGGCCGCGTTCTGCGGCGTGTTCGGGCTCAAGCCGACCTATGGACGCCTGTCGCGTTACGGGCTGGTGGCATTCGGTTCCTCGCTCGACCAGGTCGGCGTGTTCGCGCGCCATGCCGGCGACGCGGCGCTGGCCTACGAGATCCTGGCCGGCCCCGATCCCTTCGACGCCACCACTCGCCCCGGCCCGGCCCCCGACGTGAGCGGCTGGGATCGCGGCGTTCGCGGGCTCCGCTTCGGCTGGCCCGCCAATCTGTGGAAGGAGGGAGTCGAGCGCGAGGTGATCGCCGGACTCGAAGACGCCGCCTCGTGGCTCGAACGCGCCGGGGCGGTGCGCGTCCCGTTCGACTTCCTCCCCGGCGAGTATGCGGTTGCCACCTATTACCTGGTGGCCACCGCCGAGGCCAGCTCGAATCTCGCGCGCTTCGACGGCGTGCGCTACGGCTTCCGCCACGCCGACACCCCCGAAGTGGCGGAGCTCTACAGGCGCACCCGCAGCGAAGGGTTCGGCCCCGAAGTCCAGCGCCGCATCCTGCTCGGAACCTATGCGCTCTCCGCAGGCTACTACGACGCCTACTATCTCAAGGCCCAGCGGGCGCGCACGCGCATCCGCCAGGAATACGAGGACGCCTTCCGGCGCTGCGACTTCATGCTGCTGCCGGTGTCGCCCACCCTGCCGTTCCGTCTCGGCGAGAAGACCGACGATCCGCTGGCCATGTACCTCAGCGACATCTTCACCATCGGCGCCAATCTCGCCGGCATCCCCGGGCTCACCTGCCCGGTGGGGCTGGCGGCCTCCGGGCTGCCGCGCGCCGTGCAGCTGCTCGGACCCTACGATTCCGAGCCGGTGCTGCTGCGAGCCGGTCGCGCGATCGAGGTGGGTGGCGAGGAGGCGCGGCTCGACCGCGAGCACGAGCAGGAGTTCGCATGGCCCGCGAAGCGGTAA
- a CDS encoding DUF58 domain-containing protein — protein sequence MTEAVELLKKVRRLEIRSRRLVEDVFAGSSESIFKGRGIEFEEVRPYVPGDEVRTIDWNVTARLGSPYVKRFVEERELTVMLVVDVSRSMRFGTAGGEKRELAAELAAVLGFAAIRNNDRVGLVLAGERVEHFVPPSRGRTHLLRLLRDVLAVTPSGAGTRLGEAARFVVRAARRRSLIFWLSDFEDRLKVNDWRLLGRRHEVTAIALHDPRDQMLPSVGWVEIEDLESGERRLVDTSNARVRAAYHREAAARRHANEKVFDQARCPLLTLQMDRPWMPVLMRYFAARRRGRGGAAA from the coding sequence GTGACCGAAGCGGTCGAGCTGCTGAAGAAAGTGCGGCGGCTCGAGATCCGCAGCCGCCGGCTGGTGGAAGACGTGTTCGCCGGCAGCTCGGAGAGCATCTTCAAGGGACGGGGGATCGAGTTCGAGGAAGTGCGTCCCTACGTTCCCGGCGACGAAGTGCGTACCATCGACTGGAACGTCACCGCCCGGCTCGGGTCTCCCTACGTCAAGCGTTTCGTGGAAGAGCGCGAGCTGACGGTGATGCTGGTGGTGGACGTGTCGCGCTCGATGCGCTTCGGCACCGCCGGCGGCGAGAAGCGCGAGCTGGCCGCCGAATTGGCCGCGGTGCTCGGCTTCGCGGCGATTCGCAACAACGATCGCGTCGGTCTGGTGCTGGCCGGAGAACGCGTCGAGCATTTCGTGCCCCCGTCCCGCGGGCGGACTCATCTGCTGCGGCTGCTGCGCGACGTGCTGGCGGTGACGCCGAGCGGCGCCGGCACGCGGCTGGGCGAAGCGGCGCGTTTCGTGGTGCGCGCGGCGCGGCGCCGTTCCCTGATCTTCTGGCTCTCGGATTTCGAAGACCGGCTGAAGGTGAACGACTGGCGGCTGCTCGGCCGCCGTCACGAGGTGACGGCCATCGCGCTCCACGATCCGCGCGATCAGATGCTGCCGTCGGTGGGCTGGGTGGAGATCGAGGATCTCGAGTCCGGCGAGCGCCGCCTGGTGGACACCTCGAACGCCCGGGTGCGCGCCGCCTACCATCGCGAGGCCGCGGCGCGCCGCCACGCCAACGAGAAGGTGTTCGATCAGGCGCGCTGTCCGCTGCTCACGCTGCAGATGGACCGGCCGTGGATGCCGGTGCTGATGCGCTACTTCGCCGCCCGGCGCCGCGGGCGAGGAGGAGCGGCGGCGTGA
- the gatB gene encoding Asp-tRNA(Asn)/Glu-tRNA(Gln) amidotransferase subunit GatB, with the protein MAREAVIGLECHIQLRTASKMFCDCPAEFGAPPNANTCPVCLGLPGALPRANREAIDAAMRLGLALDCEIRERSVFARKHYFYPDMPKNYQITQYDRPLCEGGALSVQTADAEREFALTRVHIEEDTGKSFHPERHGDRRISRVDFNRAGVPLLELVTQPVFRTPEECGAFLGGLRRLVRWLGISDGDMEKGHLRCDANVSLREVGDAKFGTKTELKNLNSIKGVEKGIAAEMARQSRALDAGQRIEQATLLYDADHDRLAVMRSKEHAHDYRYFPDPDLPELVVGRAWVDAARASLPELPWARERRFVEAFRLPAYDAAVLCEGKELSDYFEALAAAAPPKLASNWVMTEMLRVMKARGVTLGEWAVKVPVARFADLLKRLEAGQLTGPNAKQVFEEMAETGDDPGAIVARRGFRVQASADELLPVVREVLEAHPGPVAQVLAGKTATIGFLVGQVMKRTGGQAAPQVVQELLREELARLASKL; encoded by the coding sequence ATGGCCCGCGAAGCGGTAATCGGGCTCGAGTGTCATATCCAGCTCCGCACCGCGAGCAAGATGTTCTGCGATTGCCCGGCCGAGTTCGGCGCGCCCCCCAATGCCAACACCTGCCCGGTGTGTCTCGGCCTGCCGGGGGCGCTGCCGCGCGCGAACCGCGAGGCGATCGACGCCGCCATGCGGCTCGGCCTGGCGCTCGACTGCGAGATCCGCGAGCGCAGCGTGTTCGCGCGCAAGCATTACTTCTATCCCGACATGCCGAAGAACTATCAGATCACCCAGTACGACCGGCCGCTGTGCGAGGGAGGAGCGCTCTCGGTCCAGACCGCCGATGCCGAGCGCGAGTTCGCCCTCACCCGCGTTCACATCGAGGAAGACACCGGCAAGTCGTTCCATCCCGAGCGGCACGGCGACCGGCGCATTTCGAGGGTGGACTTCAACCGCGCCGGGGTGCCGCTGCTCGAGCTCGTGACTCAGCCGGTGTTTCGCACGCCCGAGGAGTGCGGTGCGTTCCTCGGGGGACTGCGGCGCCTGGTGCGCTGGCTGGGCATCTCGGACGGCGACATGGAAAAGGGACACTTGCGCTGCGACGCCAACGTCAGCCTGCGCGAGGTCGGGGACGCGAAATTCGGCACCAAGACCGAGCTCAAGAACCTGAATTCGATCAAGGGTGTCGAGAAGGGCATTGCCGCCGAGATGGCGCGGCAGTCCCGCGCGCTCGACGCCGGCCAAAGAATCGAACAGGCGACGCTGCTCTACGACGCCGACCACGACAGGCTGGCGGTGATGCGCTCCAAGGAACACGCGCACGACTACCGCTACTTCCCCGATCCCGATCTACCCGAGCTGGTGGTGGGGCGCGCCTGGGTGGACGCGGCGCGCGCCTCGCTGCCCGAGCTGCCGTGGGCGCGTGAGCGGCGCTTCGTCGAGGCCTTCCGCCTGCCGGCCTACGACGCCGCGGTGCTTTGCGAGGGGAAGGAACTTTCCGACTATTTCGAAGCGCTGGCCGCGGCCGCGCCCCCCAAGCTCGCCAGCAACTGGGTGATGACCGAAATGCTGCGGGTCATGAAGGCCCGGGGCGTGACGCTCGGCGAGTGGGCCGTGAAAGTGCCGGTGGCCCGCTTCGCCGATCTGCTCAAGCGACTCGAGGCCGGCCAGCTGACCGGCCCAAACGCCAAACAGGTGTTCGAGGAGATGGCCGAGACCGGCGACGATCCGGGGGCCATCGTCGCGCGCCGCGGTTTCCGGGTGCAGGCGTCGGCCGACGAGTTGCTGCCGGTGGTTCGCGAGGTCCTCGAGGCGCATCCCGGCCCGGTGGCCCAGGTGCTGGCCGGCAAGACCGCGACCATCGGATTCCTCGTCGGCCAGGTGATGAAGCGCACCGGGGGGCAGGCCGCGCCGCAGGTGGTGCAGGAGCTGCTGCGCGAAGAGCTGGCGCGGCTGGCGTCGAAGCTCTGA
- the rpiB gene encoding ribose 5-phosphate isomerase B, translated as MRVALGSDHAGFELKGRLIRELTALRHDVQDLGTWSTEPCDYPDFCFPVAERVARGEADRGIVLGGSGIGESIAANKVLGIRASVVTSDETARLTRQHNDSNVLALGGRTNRHEDAVRWLRIWLETPFEGGRHVPRLEKIRAYELSHLSPRQVP; from the coding sequence GTGCGCGTCGCGCTGGGGAGTGATCACGCCGGCTTCGAACTCAAGGGACGCCTGATCCGCGAGCTCACCGCCCTGCGTCACGATGTGCAGGATCTCGGCACCTGGTCCACCGAGCCGTGCGACTACCCGGACTTCTGCTTCCCGGTCGCCGAGCGCGTCGCCCGCGGCGAGGCCGACCGCGGGATCGTGCTCGGCGGCAGCGGCATCGGCGAGAGCATCGCCGCCAACAAGGTGCTGGGGATCCGCGCCTCGGTGGTCACCAGCGACGAAACCGCGCGACTCACCCGCCAGCACAACGATTCGAACGTGCTGGCGCTCGGGGGCCGCACCAACCGCCACGAGGACGCGGTGCGCTGGCTCAGGATCTGGCTGGAGACCCCGTTCGAAGGCGGCCGGCACGTCCCGCGGCTCGAGAAGATCCGAGCCTACGAGCTCTCCCATCTCTCACCGCGGCAGGTGCCATGA
- the purD gene encoding phosphoribosylamine--glycine ligase: MSVRRILVIGSGGREHALAWRLSRDPERPQVRVAPGNPGIAARFDCLPIDGANPEAVLAAARAYAIELIVVGPEVPLAAGLADVLESAGIPTFGPSGEAARLESSKWFAKQVMSEARVPTARAEAFDDVHAAREALPRFGPPWVIKADGLAAGKGVRVTGDRREAEDFLADCFTRRRFGAGGSRVVLEEFLAGEEASVMAVCDGNRALLLPAARDYKRAFDSNRGPNTGGMGALAPHPGVGPALESEIERRIVSPLLGRMRERGTPFRGLLYCGLMLTGTGPRVIEFNVRFGDPEAQVVLPLLEGSLSELLLGASRGALDAGAVSRAPGAAVAIALTDAGYPDSTAGAGTIVGLEALESDRNVEIFHAATAPSPGGWRVTGGRAAYVIGRGADLSEARAAAYRAVDRLSGTGWRARRDIAADVGASNATTRGA, encoded by the coding sequence ATGAGTGTCCGGCGGATTCTCGTCATCGGCTCGGGAGGTCGCGAGCACGCGCTGGCCTGGCGGTTGAGCCGCGATCCCGAGCGGCCCCAGGTGCGCGTGGCGCCCGGCAATCCCGGCATCGCCGCTCGCTTTGACTGCCTTCCGATCGATGGGGCGAATCCCGAGGCGGTACTTGCGGCGGCGCGCGCGTACGCGATCGAGCTGATCGTGGTAGGTCCCGAGGTGCCGCTCGCCGCCGGCCTTGCCGACGTGCTCGAGTCGGCCGGCATCCCGACCTTCGGCCCCTCCGGCGAGGCGGCGCGGCTCGAGAGCAGCAAGTGGTTCGCCAAGCAGGTGATGAGCGAGGCGCGCGTGCCGACCGCCCGCGCCGAGGCGTTCGACGACGTGCACGCCGCGCGTGAGGCGCTCCCGCGCTTCGGCCCGCCGTGGGTGATCAAGGCCGACGGGCTCGCCGCGGGCAAGGGCGTGCGGGTGACGGGAGACCGACGCGAGGCCGAGGACTTCCTCGCCGACTGCTTCACCCGCCGGCGCTTCGGCGCGGGCGGGAGTCGCGTGGTGCTGGAAGAGTTCCTGGCCGGCGAGGAGGCTTCGGTGATGGCGGTGTGCGACGGGAATCGCGCGCTGCTGCTCCCCGCGGCTCGCGACTACAAGCGCGCTTTCGATTCGAATCGCGGCCCCAACACTGGCGGCATGGGCGCGCTGGCGCCGCACCCCGGCGTGGGGCCGGCGCTGGAATCCGAGATCGAGCGGCGGATCGTCTCGCCATTGCTGGGCCGGATGCGGGAGCGCGGAACTCCGTTCCGCGGTCTGCTCTATTGCGGACTCATGCTGACCGGAACCGGGCCGCGCGTGATCGAGTTCAACGTGCGCTTCGGCGATCCCGAGGCGCAGGTGGTGTTGCCGCTGCTCGAGGGGTCGCTGAGCGAGCTGCTGCTCGGCGCGAGCCGGGGCGCTCTCGACGCCGGAGCGGTTTCGCGGGCGCCCGGCGCCGCAGTCGCGATCGCGCTCACCGACGCGGGCTACCCGGATTCCACCGCGGGCGCCGGCACGATCGTCGGGCTGGAAGCGCTCGAGTCCGATCGGAACGTCGAGATCTTTCACGCCGCCACCGCTCCCTCGCCGGGAGGCTGGCGCGTCACCGGGGGTCGCGCCGCCTACGTGATCGGGCGTGGCGCCGATCTCTCGGAAGCGAGGGCGGCCGCCTATCGCGCGGTGGATCGGCTGTCCGGAACCGGCTGGCGCGCGCGGCGTGACATCGCCGCCGACGTCGGCGCATCGAACGCCACCACACGGGGAGCTTGA
- a CDS encoding branched-chain amino acid transaminase, with product MAIQKARTIWMNGRWVPWEDARIHVLAHVAHYASSVFEGLRAYRTPRGAAIFRLDEHMDRLMFSARVYRMEPNFTREQIREVCLEVVAQNELGDCYVRPLIYRGYENLGVNPYGCPVEVCVAAFPWGGYLGEDALQRGVPVKVSSWTRIAPNTLPAMAKSSANYMNSQLMKMEALVDGYSEALALDANGFVSEGSGQNVFAVLKGELVTPPLSSSVLAGITRDTVMVLARELGLQVREEVMPREMLYAAEELFYTGTAVEISPIASVDRIPVGGGERGPITKKIQDAFFAIVRGETPDRFHWLTAVPVPAGAPKV from the coding sequence ATGGCGATTCAGAAGGCCAGAACGATCTGGATGAACGGGCGCTGGGTGCCCTGGGAGGACGCCCGCATTCACGTGCTCGCGCACGTCGCCCACTACGCGTCGAGCGTGTTCGAGGGCCTGCGCGCCTATCGCACTCCGCGCGGCGCCGCCATCTTCCGACTCGACGAGCACATGGATCGGCTGATGTTCTCTGCGCGCGTGTATCGGATGGAGCCCAACTTCACGCGTGAGCAGATTCGCGAAGTCTGTCTCGAGGTGGTGGCACAGAACGAGCTCGGCGACTGCTACGTGCGACCGCTCATCTACCGCGGCTACGAGAATCTCGGCGTCAATCCCTACGGCTGCCCGGTCGAAGTTTGCGTCGCGGCGTTCCCGTGGGGCGGCTACCTGGGCGAGGACGCGCTGCAGCGAGGCGTGCCGGTCAAGGTCAGCTCGTGGACCCGGATCGCCCCCAACACGCTGCCGGCGATGGCCAAGTCGTCGGCCAACTACATGAACTCGCAGCTCATGAAGATGGAAGCGCTGGTGGACGGGTACAGCGAGGCGCTCGCGCTCGACGCCAACGGCTTCGTGAGCGAGGGGAGCGGCCAGAACGTGTTCGCGGTGCTGAAAGGCGAGCTGGTGACGCCGCCGCTCTCGAGCAGCGTGCTGGCCGGGATCACCCGCGATACCGTGATGGTACTGGCGCGCGAGCTGGGGCTCCAGGTGCGCGAAGAAGTGATGCCGCGCGAGATGCTCTACGCCGCCGAGGAGCTGTTCTACACCGGCACCGCGGTCGAGATCTCACCGATCGCGTCGGTGGACCGCATCCCGGTGGGTGGCGGCGAGCGCGGCCCGATCACGAAGAAGATTCAGGACGCGTTTTTCGCGATCGTGCGGGGCGAGACCCCCGATCGCTTCCACTGGCTGACCGCGGTGCCGGTTCCGGCCGGTGCGCCCAAGGTCTGA
- the purE gene encoding 5-(carboxyamino)imidazole ribonucleotide mutase — MAKSGEARAIRVGMVMGSESDRAVMEEAGRVLDEFGVGWELVVRSAHRTPEAAAEWARSAKSRGIQVIVAAAGGAAHLAGAMAAHSRLPVLGVPLASSPLGGFDALLSTVQMPPGVPVGTLGVGSWGARNAAHLALRILALGDAALAQRLEEHAQQVAAAGGKR; from the coding sequence ATGGCGAAGAGCGGGGAGGCCCGGGCGATCCGGGTCGGGATGGTGATGGGCAGCGAGTCCGATCGCGCGGTGATGGAAGAAGCCGGCCGCGTGCTGGACGAATTCGGCGTGGGATGGGAGCTGGTGGTGCGCTCGGCGCACCGAACGCCGGAAGCCGCCGCGGAGTGGGCGCGATCGGCGAAGTCGCGCGGAATCCAGGTGATCGTCGCCGCGGCCGGCGGCGCTGCGCATCTCGCCGGAGCGATGGCCGCGCATTCGCGACTGCCGGTGCTGGGCGTGCCGCTGGCCAGCTCGCCGCTCGGCGGATTCGACGCGCTGCTCTCGACCGTTCAGATGCCGCCGGGCGTGCCGGTGGGAACGCTCGGGGTGGGATCGTGGGGCGCGCGCAACGCCGCGCATCTCGCGCTGCGCATCCTGGCGCTGGGCGACGCGGCGCTCGCGCAGCGGCTCGAGGAGCACGCGCAGCAGGTCGCTGCGGCGGGAGGGAAGCGCTGA
- the glyA gene encoding serine hydroxymethyltransferase produces MTTLREQDPAIADAIAAEERRQLGTLELIASENFVSPAILEAQGSVFTNKYAEGLPRKRYYGGCEYVDIAEELAIERVKKLFGADHANVQPHSGASANLAAYLACSQPGDVLMGMSLAHGGHLTHGHPVSITGRLWKAVQYGVRPEDGRIDYDAVAAMAREHRPRLLVAGASAYPRLFDFPRLAEIAREVEAVLVVDMAHVAGLVAAGLHPSPVPHADFVTSTTHKTLRGPRGGFVLCKSAWAEKLDKSVFPGLQGGPLMHVIAAKAVCFGEALDDSFVGYQKRVVANARVLAETLLLHGFELVSGGTDNHLLLVDLRKRGLTGKVAEEALHRARITVNKNAVPNDPQKPWVTSGIRIGTPALTTRGMGEEEMRRIGGWIARVLERPDDLENGRAVEREVSELAAAFPLFAREAALRR; encoded by the coding sequence ATGACGACTTTGCGGGAACAGGATCCGGCGATCGCCGACGCCATTGCGGCCGAGGAGCGCCGCCAGCTCGGCACCCTCGAGCTGATCGCGTCCGAGAACTTCGTCAGCCCGGCGATACTCGAGGCGCAGGGCAGCGTGTTCACCAACAAGTACGCGGAGGGGCTCCCGCGCAAGCGCTACTACGGCGGCTGCGAGTACGTGGACATCGCCGAGGAGCTGGCGATCGAGCGCGTGAAGAAGCTGTTCGGCGCCGATCACGCCAACGTGCAGCCGCACTCGGGGGCCTCGGCCAATCTCGCCGCCTACCTCGCCTGCTCGCAGCCCGGTGACGTGCTGATGGGAATGAGCCTTGCCCACGGCGGGCATCTCACGCACGGACACCCGGTCTCGATCACCGGCCGGCTGTGGAAGGCGGTGCAGTACGGCGTGCGTCCCGAGGACGGCCGCATCGACTACGACGCGGTGGCGGCGATGGCGCGCGAGCACCGGCCGCGCCTGCTGGTCGCGGGCGCCAGCGCCTATCCGCGGCTCTTCGACTTTCCGCGGCTCGCCGAGATCGCGCGCGAGGTGGAGGCGGTGCTGGTGGTGGACATGGCGCACGTCGCCGGGCTGGTCGCGGCGGGGCTCCATCCCAGCCCGGTCCCGCACGCCGACTTCGTCACCAGCACCACGCACAAGACGCTGCGGGGCCCAAGGGGCGGATTCGTGTTGTGCAAGAGCGCGTGGGCGGAGAAGCTCGACAAGTCGGTGTTCCCCGGGCTCCAGGGCGGTCCGCTGATGCACGTGATCGCGGCCAAGGCGGTGTGCTTCGGCGAGGCGCTCGACGACAGCTTCGTCGGCTATCAGAAACGGGTGGTGGCCAACGCCCGCGTGCTGGCGGAGACCCTGTTGCTGCACGGTTTCGAGCTGGTTTCGGGCGGAACCGACAATCACCTCCTGCTGGTGGACCTGCGGAAGCGCGGGCTCACCGGCAAGGTGGCCGAAGAGGCGTTGCATCGCGCCCGCATCACCGTCAACAAGAACGCGGTCCCCAACGATCCGCAGAAACCCTGGGTGACGAGCGGCATTCGCATCGGGACACCGGCGCTCACCACGCGCGGCATGGGTGAGGAAGAGATGCGGAGGATCGGCGGCTGGATCGCGCGCGTGCTCGAGCGCCCCGACGACCTCGAGAACGGGCGCGCCGTGGAGCGCGAGGTGTCCGAACTGGCGGCGGCGTTCCCGCTGTTCGCTCGCGAGGCGGCGCTGCGCCGATAG